From one Pseudomonadales bacterium genomic stretch:
- a CDS encoding xanthine dehydrogenase family protein molybdopterin-binding subunit yields the protein MKLSRRKFLLGSAIAGSGLVLGFSLKPEPTVPNLRPGSFRPNAWLQIMPNGEVIFQCDKVEMGQGVATGLATLIGEELDLDPEALTVEFAGNHPQFRNSDFALQLTGGSTSIKVGWYPLRHAAASARQMLLTAASQQLQLPQQQLITDNGWVIDPASKQKLSYGELVSSAKTLSPPKDVSLKPSDQYRYIGKQRRRVDTEAKIHTDAVFGVDVDLPELKTAVVIRCPHFGGSLEAWDESLVASFTDLVGITPIHSGLAVVANDYWQARQAANAITPSIRWNKGPLAGTSNASIEAAQWQILNQQQESGFHTEQTEHTRSRLAAAEPTQRLVDVEYQVGYFHHSPMEPQNATAYYDASSGKLSLWTPSQSPDISRAVASHFAAIDQEHITVHTTFLGGGFGRRGYVDFSGEAAAIAKAFPNQNIRTQWSREDDMQHDYYRPASVHRLSAALADDGKLSAWKHDLVSNSILNGFGVDMFSALLPSWLPSKIARSLGRGVSKVVYDYDVSMAEGANPEYDVAEREIGINFYDSGIPTGFWRSVAHSYNGFVKESMMDEMAHLAGQDPLQFRLQQLNGSPRLQQCLAKVRQLANWDQSKAGVFLGVACHSSFLSHVAQVVELAVVEQKVKIQHVYCVADVGLVINPEIVEEQLVGGIIYGLTAALKPAVSIDDGKVLGSNFHDMPVLRMDESPDISVALIDSLEDPTGVGEISVPPIAAALSNALFAASQVRQRRLPLNLSLT from the coding sequence ATGAAGCTAAGTCGACGCAAATTTTTGCTGGGCTCGGCGATTGCCGGCAGCGGCTTAGTGCTAGGCTTTAGCCTTAAACCCGAGCCGACTGTGCCTAATCTTAGGCCAGGCAGTTTTCGACCGAATGCCTGGCTGCAAATTATGCCCAACGGCGAGGTGATTTTTCAATGTGACAAAGTGGAAATGGGTCAAGGCGTTGCTACTGGGCTTGCAACCCTGATCGGTGAAGAATTGGATCTCGATCCAGAAGCTCTNACCGTTGAATTTGCCGGCAACCACCCACAGTTTCGCAACAGTGATTTCGCGCTGCAGCTCACCGGCGGCAGCACCAGTATCAAGGTTGGTTGGTATCCGCTGCGTCATGCAGCCGCCAGCGCCAGACAGATGCTATTAACAGCTGCTAGTCAGCAGCTGCAGCTGCCGCAGCAACAGCTTATTACCGACAATGGCTGGGTGATTGACCCTGCCAGTAAGCAAAAGCTCAGCTACGGTGAGTTGGTCAGTAGTGCCAAAACGCTTAGCCCTCCCAAAGACGTCAGTTTAAAACCTAGCGATCAATATCGCTATATTGGCAAACAAAGACGCCGTGTTGATACCGAAGCAAAGATCCATACGGATGCCGTTTTCGGCGTTGACGTAGACCTGCCTGAGCTAAAAACCGCAGTAGTAATTCGCTGCCCTCATTTTGGTGGCTCACTTGAAGCGTGGGATGAAAGCCTGGTAGCAAGTTTTACCGATCTTGTAGGTATAACGCCAATTCACTCGGGGCTGGCAGTGGTAGCCAATGATTATTGGCAGGCTAGACAGGCGGCCAATGCGATTACGCCAAGCATTCGCTGGAACAAAGGCCCATTGGCTGGCACCAGTAACGCCAGCATTGAAGCCGCGCAGTGGCAGATACTCAATCAACAGCAAGAAAGTGGCTTTCATACTGAGCAAACCGAGCACACCCGCAGCCGCCTTGCTGCCGCTGAGCCCACACAGCGCCTTGTTGATGTTGAGTACCAGGTGGGTTATTTTCATCACAGCCCAATGGAGCCGCAAAATGCCACCGCCTATTATGACGCCTCAAGTGGCAAACTAAGCCTGTGGACACCCAGCCAAAGTCCTGACATTTCAAGAGCAGTGGCCAGTCATTTCGCGGCTATCGATCAAGAGCACATCACGGTGCATACCACATTTCTGGGTGGTGGCTTTGGCCGTCGTGGCTATGTTGATTTTTCTGGCGAAGCCGCGGCCATTGCAAAAGCCTTCCCCAATCAAAATATTCGCACCCAGTGGTCACGTGAAGACGACATGCAACATGACTACTACCGCCCTGCAAGTGTGCATCGGCTGTCGGCAGCCTTGGCTGACGATGGTAAGCTTAGCGCGTGGAAGCATGACTTGGTGTCTAACAGTATATTAAATGGCTTTGGTGTGGATATGTTTTCGGCGCTGCTGCCGAGTTGGCTACCATCAAAAATTGCACGCAGCCTTGGGCGAGGCGTATCAAAAGTAGTTTATGACTACGATGTCTCGATGGCCGAAGGTGCCAACCCTGAATACGATGTGGCTGAACGAGAAATTGGTATTAACTTCTATGATAGCGGCATTCCTACTGGCTTTTGGCGTTCGGTAGCTCATAGTTACAACGGCTTTGTCAAAGAAAGCATGATGGATGAGATGGCACATCTTGCCGGTCAAGACCCGCTGCAGTTTCGCTTACAACAACTGAACGGTTCACCTCGGCTGCAGCAATGCCTTGCCAAGGTGCGGCAACTGGCCAATTGGGATCAAAGCAAAGCCGGCGTATTTCTTGGTGTAGCCTGTCACAGCTCGTTCTTATCACATGTTGCGCAAGTGGTTGAATTAGCTGTGGTTGAGCAAAAAGTAAAAATTCAGCATGTATATTGCGTAGCCGATGTTGGCTTAGTGATCAACCCCGAGATTGTCGAAGAGCAACTGGTTGGCGGCATCATCTATGGCTTAACCGCGGCGCTAAAACCGGCTGTAAGCATTGACGATGGTAAAGTGTTGGGCTCTAATTTTCACGATATGCCCGTATTGCGCATGGATGAGTCACCGGACATCAGCGTAGCGCTGATTGACAGCCTGGAAGACCCTACGGGCGTCGGCGAAATCTCAGTGCCGCCCATTGCCGCCGCCCTCAGCAATGCCTTATTTGCCGCCAGTCAAGTTCGCCAGCGCCGACTGCCGCTGAACTTATCGCTGACATGA
- a CDS encoding nucleotidyltransferase family protein → MNEDCLALVLAAGSSSRFGSSDKRLGLFLQQPLIYHCLCQLQQSQLPIAVALGEGDTIAAQLRSDFPDILVLELPANEVKQGMGSTIAAAIGMLQQQGDLLSQQPLMICLADMPLIQASTFRQIADAIRLSPYAAVVPKQYQQNRWGHPIAIKGEFIRQFSMLSGERGGKSCLQQLPTRLEFLTVDDEGIYCDIDTPAALAALNDKFR, encoded by the coding sequence ATGAACGAAGATTGCCTGGCCCTAGTACTTGCGGCAGGCAGCTCATCACGATTCGGCAGCAGCGATAAGCGGCTAGGCCTGTTTTTACAGCAGCCGCTGATCTATCATTGTCTCTGCCAGCTGCAACAAAGCCAGTTGCCCATCGCTGTCGCCCTAGGCGAAGGCGATACCATAGCTGCGCAGCTGCGCAGTGACTTCCCGGATATCTTAGTCCTCGAATTACCGGCGAATGAGGTCAAGCAAGGCATGGGCAGCACGATCGCTGCCGCCATCGGCATGCTGCAACAACAAGGGGATTTATTGTCCCAACAGCCACTGATGATATGTCTTGCCGATATGCCGTTGATTCAAGCCTCGACCTTTCGCCAAATTGCCGATGCGATTCGCCTCAGCCCTTATGCTGCCGTGGTACCGAAACAATACCAGCAAAACCGCTGGGGCCACCCCATTGCGATTAAAGGCGAGTTTATTCGTCAATTCTCGATGCTGTCAGGTGAGCGAGGCGGCAAGTCTTGCCTTCAGCAGTTGCCGACAAGGCTTGAGTTTTTGACCGTTGATGATGAAGGCATTTACTGCGATATCGATACGCCCGCCGCACTGGCTGCTCTCAACGATAAATTCAGGTAA
- a CDS encoding DEAD/DEAH box helicase, translating to MAIDALELDSRLVRALSDLGYSHFTPIQHQCITPALAGRDVLACAETGSGKTAAYLLPMLQHMLQQSAPRSATRGLVLVPTRELALQIQRVFSSLASFTYIKADVVIGGEAFKHQVAKLRKNPEILIATPGRLVEHLDKGSAELQDLEYLVLDEADQMLKMGFSEDLTRIASLAKPERQNLLFSATLKQKGMHRIQAWFQNPLAINLDQARTVNPAIQQQLVFADDDKHKQQLTLALLTQQLQLSDKASSFIFCNTRAQCQQLGNFLSYKKFKIGIIHSEIAQSERKQVMHQFRQGHLQALVATDVAARGLDIDHVEQVINYSVAHSGDDHTHRIGRTGRAGQSGLAVSLIAAQEYNKYSSIERYLGCKAKRITLDGLAANYQGPKKTKRSGKAVGSKQKAKAKSPAKSKTKGKSSASTQQKRQQTARNSMVTSGDGFGSVRRRK from the coding sequence ATCGCCATAGACGCGCTTGAGCTTGATTCGCGCCTTGTGCGGGCATTAAGCGATTTAGGCTATAGCCACTTTACCCCTATCCAACATCAGTGCATCACACCCGCCCTTGCCGGTCGCGATGTTTTAGCCTGTGCCGAAACTGGCAGTGGTAAAACTGCGGCCTACCTGCTGCCGATGCTGCAGCATATGTTACAGCAATCCGCTCCCCGCAGCGCCACACGTGGCTTAGTGCTCGTACCGACACGCGAACTGGCGCTGCAGATTCAACGGGTTTTTTCAAGCTTAGCCAGCTTCACCTATATCAAAGCCGATGTCGTGATTGGTGGAGAAGCTTTCAAACATCAGGTGGCCAAGCTGCGCAAGAACCCAGAGATTTTAATTGCCACGCCTGGTCGTTTAGTTGAGCACCTGGACAAGGGCAGTGCCGAACTGCAGGACCTGGAATATTTAGTGCTCGACGAAGCCGATCAGATGTTAAAGATGGGCTTCAGCGAAGACCTGACAAGAATTGCCTCACTGGCAAAGCCCGAACGGCAAAACCTATTATTTTCGGCCACATTAAAACAAAAAGGCATGCATAGGATTCAAGCCTGGTTTCAGAATCCATTAGCCATTAATCTTGATCAAGCCCGCACCGTTAATCCCGCGATTCAACAGCAGCTTGTTTTTGCCGACGATGATAAGCACAAACAACAGCTGACCTTGGCACTGCTAACACAGCAGCTGCAGCTGTCTGACAAAGCCAGCAGCTTTATATTTTGTAATACCCGTGCTCAATGTCAGCAGCTCGGAAATTTTCTCAGCTATAAAAAATTCAAGATTGGCATTATTCATTCTGAGATAGCGCAGTCTGAGCGCAAGCAGGTAATGCATCAATTTCGTCAAGGCCATCTTCAGGCGTTAGTGGCCACCGATGTAGCGGCAAGGGGCTTAGACATCGATCATGTTGAGCAGGTGATCAACTATAGCGTAGCGCATAGTGGCGATGACCATACCCATCGTATTGGTCGCACCGGCAGGGCAGGACAATCTGGCCTAGCGGTCAGTCTCATTGCGGCTCAGGAATACAATAAATATTCAAGCATTGAACGCTATCTGGGCTGCAAAGCGAAGCGCATCACACTTGATGGCCTGGCAGCTAATTACCAAGGGCCGAAAAAAACAAAGCGCTCTGGTAAAGCTGTCGGCAGCAAGCAGAAAGCTAAGGCCAAAAGTCCTGCCAAAAGCAAAACGAAAGGTAAAAGCTCAGCAAGCACGCAGCAAAAACGTCAGCAGACTGCACGCAATAGCATGGTCACCAGCGGTGATGGCTTTGGCAGTGTGCGACGGCGAAAGTAG
- a CDS encoding OmpA family protein: MNKLYVALLAALLISACTEIPDTAVDHYQFDDISDDDADGVINARDICRRTPARVQVDNQGCTDWDVREKIDYIQFYFAFDSDQVTPDGQQGLKLLASKLKQNPDFAITVIGDTSPEGSIAYNLDLAHRRADAVSNVLLANGVAPNKIDTHYFTETIPLVSDYLSDREHRVVALLHSPDYTHKPKWNIFTTEDKLKAKARK; encoded by the coding sequence ATGAATAAACTATATGTAGCCTTGCTTGCAGCCCTGCTAATTTCTGCATGTACCGAGATTCCGGATACAGCGGTTGACCATTATCAATTTGATGATATCAGTGATGACGATGCTGATGGCGTGATTAATGCGAGAGATATTTGTCGTCGAACGCCTGCGCGTGTGCAGGTTGATAATCAAGGCTGTACCGATTGGGATGTTCGAGAGAAAATTGATTATATTCAGTTTTACTTCGCCTTCGACAGTGACCAAGTGACGCCCGATGGCCAGCAAGGCTTAAAGCTACTAGCGTCAAAGCTTAAACAAAATCCAGACTTTGCCATCACCGTGATTGGTGATACCAGCCCTGAGGGCTCGATTGCCTATAATCTTGATTTGGCGCACCGTCGCGCAGACGCAGTGAGCAATGTATTGTTAGCCAATGGGGTTGCGCCAAATAAAATTGATACCCACTACTTTACCGAGACGATTCCCTTAGTCAGCGATTATTTATCAGATCGTGAGCATCGTGTGGTGGCCTTATTGCATTCACCCGATTACACGCATAAACCGAAGTGGAATATCTTTACCACGGAAGACAAGTTAAAAGCGAAGGCGAGAAAATAA
- a CDS encoding (2Fe-2S)-binding protein — MADKTVIKLNINGQAMQLNIDPETPLLWALRDHLKLRGTKFGCGLAQCGACTVLLDGNAIRSCVMPVQFVQNQAITTIEGLAADHPIKQAWIAEQVPQCGYCQSGQMMSACSLLRQTPDADEQQIKQFMAGNICRCGTYPKIMRAIKRTQQAIQSDGVQIFEPLAQSGSAP; from the coding sequence ATGGCTGACAAAACCGTCATTAAGCTGAATATAAATGGCCAAGCCATGCAGCTGAATATCGACCCAGAAACCCCGCTATTATGGGCACTTCGCGACCACCTCAAGCTGCGCGGCACGAAATTTGGCTGCGGCCTGGCGCAGTGCGGTGCCTGTACGGTGTTATTAGATGGCAACGCTATACGCTCCTGCGTAATGCCGGTACAGTTTGTGCAAAACCAAGCCATTACCACAATCGAGGGTTTGGCCGCCGATCATCCGATTAAACAAGCCTGGATTGCTGAGCAAGTTCCGCAGTGCGGTTACTGTCAGTCAGGCCAGATGATGTCGGCCTGCAGTTTATTGCGCCAAACGCCGGATGCTGACGAGCAACAAATCAAACAGTTTATGGCTGGCAATATTTGCCGTTGCGGCACATACCCAAAAATCATGCGCGCCATTAAGCGCACGCAACAAGCTATACAATCCGATGGGGTACAAATATTTGAGCCACTGGCGCAATCGGGGAGTGCACCATGA
- a CDS encoding substrate-binding domain-containing protein produces the protein MKLWIAVICVAVSSLSIAADTEATSEKLFVAVWAPNIETEEVYQFVVQDFQNRYPDAAFTPVIYRTSDVLAAMLSGFADIGITSSQWSDKEITLLQQKYGQQPLELTIAADALAIVKHPDNPLASLSLDALRAIFYPQSAGCSTLTIESWSQLGITDLDDDQQDLPVLAYSYKTDARIYKSLAELLCADAISANELSDQAAALKQVAKQVNALSYVNMNDLADVDSEHLLAIDDEGGVPVMPRADTVFSSQYPLAEVYYLQLAPFSLDKPAVKQYVDYLLDADTQAVIASKGFTPLPAPIMLRNQVKLQQASPIFSNGYR, from the coding sequence TTGAAATTATGGATTGCCGTTATCTGTGTCGCTGTCAGTTCGCTGTCTATCGCAGCCGACACAGAAGCGACATCAGAAAAGCTTTTTGTCGCGGTATGGGCGCCCAATATTGAAACTGAAGAAGTATATCAGTTTGTCGTACAGGACTTTCAAAATCGCTATCCTGACGCAGCATTTACCCCAGTCATATATCGTACCAGTGATGTGCTCGCGGCTATGTTATCGGGCTTTGCCGACATTGGTATTACCAGTAGTCAGTGGTCTGATAAAGAGATTACTCTGCTGCAGCAAAAATATGGCCAGCAGCCATTAGAGCTCACGATAGCGGCAGATGCACTCGCTATCGTCAAGCATCCTGATAATCCGCTAGCGTCGTTATCCTTAGATGCGCTTCGCGCGATTTTTTACCCGCAGTCAGCAGGCTGTAGCACGCTAACGATTGAAAGCTGGTCGCAGCTTGGTATCACCGATTTAGATGATGATCAGCAAGATTTACCCGTGCTCGCATACAGCTATAAGACCGACGCTCGTATTTATAAAAGTCTGGCTGAGCTGCTGTGTGCGGATGCGATCTCGGCAAATGAATTAAGCGATCAAGCGGCGGCGCTGAAGCAAGTGGCGAAGCAGGTCAATGCACTGAGCTATGTTAATATGAACGATCTCGCTGACGTTGACAGTGAGCATTTGCTGGCGATTGATGACGAGGGTGGTGTGCCGGTGATGCCGCGAGCTGACACCGTATTTTCTTCCCAGTATCCGCTCGCCGAAGTGTATTATCTGCAGCTGGCGCCGTTTTCCTTAGATAAGCCTGCGGTAAAACAGTATGTCGATTATTTGCTCGACGCCGACACGCAGGCGGTGATTGCCAGTAAAGGCTTTACACCTTTGCCCGCGCCGATCATGTTGCGCAATCAGGTAAAACTGCAGCAGGCTAGCCCAATCTTTAGCAATGGTTACCGTTAG
- a CDS encoding XdhC family protein translates to MSNHSYQVIRDYLQHYATYQPGCVMALLFSKSGNSYRQTGAIKIVAADGQAFGGLSGGCLEQTIVREAHKASLRNQPHIAEFDTRDPDDAFAQFQSGCQGQVQILMMPLSESLYQCLWQADQQLKLGQSLCLRLSLSDPDTVSLQAAPASMQQRCIVTQQDQQKLALFRIDPAKRLLLIGAGYDTVPLVSMALTLGWQIAVWDDRLHYGMHEVFKKVSFYKKSLQETLQNSEFAAFIRSADAAVLASHHLAKDVDWLVMLSEYQPDYLAMVGPRARKEWVLSLCNEQVDQSRLNWLGQSLQSPAGLDIGGDTPESVALSILAEAHAAVYRSNVQ, encoded by the coding sequence ATGTCGAACCATAGTTATCAAGTTATCCGCGACTACTTGCAGCATTACGCCACTTATCAGCCTGGCTGCGTGATGGCCTTGTTGTTTTCCAAGTCTGGCAATAGTTATCGCCAGACCGGCGCGATTAAAATAGTCGCGGCTGATGGGCAGGCCTTTGGTGGGCTTAGTGGCGGTTGCCTAGAGCAAACTATCGTCCGCGAGGCGCATAAAGCCTCGCTTCGCAACCAGCCGCATATTGCCGAGTTTGATACCCGAGACCCAGATGACGCCTTTGCCCAGTTTCAATCAGGCTGCCAAGGCCAGGTGCAAATTTTGATGATGCCGCTGAGTGAGTCGCTGTATCAGTGCTTGTGGCAGGCCGATCAGCAATTAAAGCTTGGGCAGAGCCTGTGTTTACGATTATCGCTATCCGATCCAGATACGGTATCACTGCAGGCAGCACCTGCTTCCATGCAGCAGCGCTGTATTGTCACGCAGCAGGATCAGCAAAAACTTGCCTTATTTCGTATTGACCCGGCCAAGCGACTGCTGTTGATTGGCGCTGGATATGACACGGTGCCATTGGTATCGATGGCTTTGACGCTAGGCTGGCAGATCGCTGTGTGGGACGATAGATTGCATTACGGTATGCATGAAGTTTTTAAAAAGGTGTCTTTTTATAAAAAATCGTTGCAAGAAACCCTGCAAAATAGCGAGTTTGCGGCTTTTATTCGCTCAGCAGATGCGGCAGTATTAGCTTCGCACCATTTAGCAAAGGATGTTGACTGGCTGGTGATGCTTTCAGAGTATCAGCCCGATTACCTTGCTATGGTCGGCCCTAGAGCTAGAAAAGAATGGGTATTATCACTTTGTAATGAGCAAGTTGATCAATCTCGTCTAAACTGGTTGGGTCAGTCATTGCAATCACCGGCAGGCCTAGACATTGGTGGCGACACTCCTGAGTCTGTGGCGCTGTCAATCTTAGCTGAGGCCCATGCAGCGGTTTATAGAAGTAATGTGCAGTAA